In the Halorussus salinus genome, CGGAAGGGGAACGACGCGGGCGCGAACCGCTCCTCGAACTCGCTCACGGGCGGGGTGTCGTGGGCGTCGAAGGACTTGGGCACGTCGTGGTTGCCCGGCACGGCGACGAACGGCGCGTCGAGGTCCGCCAGCACGTCGGCGGCGGCGTCGAAGTCCTCGGGGCGACCGTCCTCGGTCAGGTCGCCCGCGAGGAGAACGCCGTCCACTCCTCGGTCGTTCGCGTCGGCGACGGCCGCTCGGAGGCGGGCCTCGGTCCGGTGGAAGACCTTCCACGTCCCTTCCTTCGCGGTCGAGAGGTGCGGGTCGGAGAACACCGCGAGCGTGGTGCGGTCCTGCGCGCGCGGCGCGGCGAACCGCGCGAGCGTGGTCGGCGTCGCGCGGGCGCTCAGGTCGGCCCACTCGGCGTCGCTCTGGTCGGTGTCTGTCGGTTCGACTGAGGCGGGTCGGCGTTTCTGGACCCCACTTCCCTCTGTCATTACGTCGGAGTACCGGCCTGAGACTCATAAACGTAGCGCAGAAAGTATATATTTAACACCCTAAACTATATAGATTGGGCGGCGGGCGAGCGTTCTTTCGACCGACGCGCGGGAGGCCGAAACCGAACTCCAGCGGACGGCGACGAACGACGAAAGCAATCGAGAGTCACTTCTACGAAACTATCGTTGCCGGAGACGGCGGCGCGGCCACAAACAGAAGCTACAAGACGCCTCCGGTCACTGTTCACGGCGAATGCTCGACGAGTTGCTCGGGCGCGCGGAGTTGAAAGACCGCATCGCCGACCTCGAAGACGACAAGCGCCACCTCGAACGCCAGTTGGAGGCCGAACAGGAACGTCGCTCCGAAGCCGCGACCGCGCGTCAGGAGGCCGAACAGCGCGTCAACCGACTGGAAGACCGCATCGCCGAGTTGGAGGACAGAGTCGAGCGCACCGAGTCCGACGACCCGGACCTCGACTTCCGAGGAGTCGAGACAGTCCGAGGAGACCGCCTCGGGGAACTCCTCGCGCGCCTCGACTCCGTCGAGACCGACGCCGAGGGCGCGCTGACCGCGATGGTCGGCGACGGTGACCGGGGACTGCCCACGGCAGTCGAGGAGGCCTTCGGCGACCACGCCTCGCTGGTCGGGCGGGCGCGGCCCTGCCTCGCGGTCACCGACGACGCCGGGCTGGTGAGCGCGGCGCTGGTCCCGCCGGTCGCGCCCGACCCCTTCGCCGAGTGGGGCGAGGAGTTCCGAATCGACCGCGAGTGGTTCCTCCCGACCGGTCAGTTCGCGCTGGCGCTGGTCCGCTCGGACGTGTTCGCGGTCGGCACCTACGAGGGCCGCGAGCGCGTCGAGTTCTCGGGCTTCGAGAGCGACGTGAAGAGCGACCACTCGAAGGGCGGGTTCTCGCAGGGTCGGTTCGAGCGTCGCCGCGACGCCCAAATCGACGAGCATCTGGAGAAGTGCGAGGAGGCCATCGAGGCGGCGCTGGCCGAGTCGTCGGCCGACCGCCTGTTCGTCGTCGGCCAGCGCACCCTCCTCGGCGAGTTCGAGGAGCGCGCGGACGCGACGAGCGCGGTGGACGCCACCGGGAAACCGGACGAGGCGCTGGCCGACGCCTTCCACGAGTTCTGGACGACGCGACTCTACCGCATCTGAGTCGCGGGCCGACCGACCCGCTACGCGGCGTCGCTCCCCGCTCCGGGTCGCTCGGCGTGGCGCGCGGCGAGTCGGCGCTCGCGGTCGGCGTCGGTCTCGGCGGCCTCCTCGGTCGAGACGGTCCGGTCGGATTGAATCCACGCGTCGGTTCGGTTCCGGTCGTAGACGACGACGGTGGACTCGTCGAGGTCGAGGCGGGCGTATCTTCCGTCGGACGGGGCGTGTGCGTCGGCGTCTGGCGTAACTTCGTCGTTCATCGGTGGGTCGGGTTCGGTCTGTCGGCGAGTCAGGTTCGGTCTGTCGGCGAGTCAGGTTCGGTCTGTCGCTGGGTCAGTTCGTTGGTGGGTTGGGTCGGTCGTCGGTCGGAACGAGCTATCTGCAACTCGATACCGACCGTTCGTCTACGTCTTCGCTACTTTCGTTATCATACACTGTTTTCGAGCCTAAATAACTTCATTCTGTAGCGTTTCTTGTCTTCTTATTCGACGCTCGCTTTCCTCGTGTTCTGTGCCAACTATTAGCAATCAAATAAAGGTTTCGTACGAACAGTTGATTCGAAAGGATACCGTTCGAGTCGGTCGTATCGTATCCGACGACGGGCGGCGTTGCTCCGTCGGAGGCCAGTCGGGACGCGGTGCGGCGGCGCGACGACGCGAGGATGCGCGGCGGTTCCCGTCAGATACCGGTCGGCGGAAACCCCCGCGCCTCCCGGAACGCGCCCTGCACGACCTCCGAGAGCGCCGGGTGGACGTGGACGGTCTCGGCGATGCGGTCGGCGTCCGCTCCCGCGGCGACTCCCGTGGCGACTTCGTGGATCAGCATCGAGGCGTGGGGACCGACGACGTGGAAGCCAAGCACCTCCCCGTCGGGGGCCGCGATGGCCTTGGCGAAGCCGTCGGTTTCGAGCGCCGACCCGAGCGCGGTCCGGTCGTACGCGAAGATGCCGACCGAGTAGTCGCCGTCGAGTTCGTCTTCGGTCTTCCCGAGGCTCCCGACCTGCGGCGACCCGAAGATGGCGTGAGCCATGCCGGGGTACTCGACCGCCGCGCGCTCGCCCCGGACCGCGTTCCGGACCGCGTACTCGGCTTCCTTGTCGCCGGAGTGTTTGAACATGTAGTTGCCCGCTACGTCGCCGATTGCCCACACCCCGTCGGCCGACGTTTCGAGGTACTCGTTCGTCTCCACGAACCCCTCCTCGTCGGTGTCGATGCCCGCCGCCTCGACGTTCCACGCGTCGGCGTTCGGGCGGCGGCCCGTCGCCAACAGTATCTCGTCTCCTCGGACCGTTATTTCGTCGCCCTCCTCGGACTCCGCGCGGACGACTTTCTCGCCATCGTCGTGACCACTGGCGTCGCGGCTCTCGTCGCTCCCGTCGCCCTCGCCTCTATCGCGCCCGTTCGGAGCGTCTTCGGCCAGTTCCGTCACCTCGTAACCGGTGTGGACCTCGTGGCGCTCGGCGTAGGCGTCGGTCAGGTGGCGGGCGATTTCGGGGTCCTCGCGGTCTACCAACCGGTCGGCGTGTCCGACGACGGTCACCTCGGCCCCCATCGCGTCGAAGAAGTGACTCATCTCGGCCGCGATGTAGCCGCCGCCGACCACGACGAGGCTGTCCGGGCGCTCCCGGAGCCGGAGCGCGTCGGCGCTCGTCAGGAACGCCACCTCGTCGGTCCCCTCGATGGAGTCCGGTATCACGGGTCGGGAGCCGCCAGCGAGGACGATTCGCTCGCTTGTGAGTTCCACCGGACCGCCGCCAGCGCCTTCGCTCTCGGCTGTCGAGTCCACTTCGACCGTCCGCTCGCCGACGAACCGACCCTCGGTCCGGTAGAAGGTAATCCGGTCGCTCTCGCGGGCGGTCTCCGCCTTCGACTCCGCTTCGGCGGTTATCTTGCCTATCACCTCGTCTACGATGTCGGCGAAGCGTATCTCCTCGACGCTGGCTTCGACGCCGAGCGCGTCGGCCTGCTGGACGGTCCGAACCACGTCGGCTCGGTGAACCAGCTTCTTCGAGGGGTTACAGCCCCGATTCAGGCAGGTTCCACCGAGCCTGTCGCGCTCGACCAGCGCCACGTCCAGTCCCTCGTCGGCCGCGGCCGACGCCACGACGTTCCCGGTTCCCCCGCCGAGGACGATGATGTCGAACTCGGGCATCGAACCGGGAGACGGCCGCGAGCGCAAAGAAACTCACCGCCGTTCGCGCTATCGCGTCGCTTCGTGGAAAATTAGCCTACTCGTCGTCGGCTTCGACCGACGGCCCGTCGGTTGGGACCGACACCCCGACTCGGCGCGTGAGCGCGCCGACGCAGGCCGCGGCGACCGTGACGTGCATGACCATCAGGACGACGACGCCAGCCACCGTCGCCGCGGGGTCCGCCGACAGCAGGACGAGGTCGGGAACGAACGAGAGTACGAGGAGGACGGCGGCCAGCAGCGTGAAGTGGCGGTCCGGCGTCTCGGAGACCCGCGACAGCACCCAGTACGCCGCGACCGCGCCGACCGCGCCGCCGACGGTCAGAAACATGACCGGCGGCCACGCGAGCGCGCGAAAGCCCGGTGCCACGTCGAGCGCGAGCGCGCCGGTCAGGACCGCGGCGTTCGCCAGCACCGACAGCGTGACCGCGAGGACTCCTCGTCGGACGAGCGGTCGGGCGTCGGGTCGGATCGTCTCGGTTACTGTAGCCATACGCTCCTCTACGACGAGCGAGGATATAGCTTCGACTGCCGAGGAGTGCGTTCTCCGAAGGTCCAACTGTCGAGACTGGAACTGACGACGGAGAAAAGCGAGTTCGGGTAGTTACCCGCCGAACATCTCGCGCATCATCGGATGCATCTCCATCAGTTGCTCTTCGGCGATCTCCTCGTAGAGCTTGTAGGTGATGGAGACTGTCAGCAGTAGGCCAGTCCCGGAAACGTCACCGATAGTGCCGAGCATGTTCGCCAGCACGGCGAGCAGGCCGACGAGCGCACCGCCGATGACTGTCACCTGCGGGATGTACCGCTCCATGACCTTCTCGATGACGCCGGTGTTCTGGCGGAAGCCGGGAATCTGCATCCCGGAGTTCTGAATCTGCTTGGCGGTCGCCTCCGGTCCCATGTCGGTGGTCTCCACCCAGAAGATGGCGAAGATGGCACCGCCGATGACCATGAACGTGAGGTCGATGAGGACCCGGATGATGATTTGCCACGGCTCTTGGCCGACCGTCCCGGTCCACCACATCCACTGCCCGCGCGACTGAATCGGCGCGAGGTAGTAGAACAGGCCGCCCGTCGGCGCGCCGCCGGAGTAGGTACCGAGCCAGTTGGGCATCCCGCTCGCGCCGAGTTGGCTGTAGAGGATGCGACCGAGGAACTGGAGGTTGGCCTGTAGCGCCCGGACGAGAATCATCGGCAGGACGCTGGCGTAGATGAGCTTCACAGGGAACCGACCGCGAGCGCCCTTGACGCGGGCGTGACTCAGCGGAATCTCGACCCGGACGCTCTCGGCGTACACGACGACCGCGAAGATGAGGACCGTCGTGACGAGCGCGAGGAGTCCGCCGCCGCCGAGAACGAGGTACTGAATTCCGTTTCCGGTGAGTAGCGACGGGGCGTCCGCGTTCCCGGTAATCAGCCCTATCCACGTCGGGACGAGGCCGGTCTGACCGGGGAGGCCCGGCCACGCGAACAGGCCGCCCAGTAGCTTCTGGCTCACGCCAGCGATGATGAACAGCCCGATACCGGAGCCGACGCCCCACTTGCTGATGATCTCGTCCATGAACAGGACGAGGATGCCACCGACCGCGATTTGGGCGAAGATGAGCCACTTGACGCCCATCTGGCCGAACGGCAGGCTACCGGCGACCTGCGGGTCCACCTGTAGGAAACCGCCAGCGAACACCATCGGCAGGCCGGTCAGGAAGATCATCACGACCACCAGCAGCTTCTGGAGGCCCTGATAGAGGACCTGATCGCGGGGGTCGTCGGTGTCGAGTCCCAGCAAGTCGGCACCGCCGAGCAGTTGGAGGACGATGCTCGCGGTGACGATCGGACCGATACCGAGTTGTAGTACTGTCCCTTGTCCGCCCGCCAGAATCGAGCGGAACTGGCCGAAGGCGTCTTGGCCTCCGATGTTGACCCCGTACAGGTAGACGTTCGTGAGGAAGAAATACAGAACCAACACGCCCGCGGTCCACCCAAGCTTGCGCTTGAACGGAACGTGGCCGTCCGGACGCCTCACGGAGGGCATCCGAGTGAGTACTGGTTCTGCCGCTTCTTTCCAACTCATGTATCTTGATACACCTGATGGGGGCTTGTATGTGCTTCGCTTTGAACTACGGTTCGAGTGGCACGAGATCTCACGATTCGGAGACGATTACGGGGAGACGGTGAGCGAACCGATGCGAGTGCTTTTCCCCGCGTCGATTCCTAGGCGCTCACATGAGCGACGACATCTGGCGCGCGGACGACCCGTCCGACGACGGTCGGACGGCGACCGAGGAGGGCGCGAACACCGACTCGACGCGCGACTCCGAGGGGGACGCCCCCAGCGGGGAGTCCGGCCGCTCCGGCGCGGAGACCGACCACCCCGCGACCGCCGACGAGAGCGACGACGAGAAGGAGTATCGCGTCCTCGCTACGCCGATGGACGGCGGCCTCCGACTCCTCGACCGACAGACCTTCGAGCCGGTCGTCACCGCCGACGAGGGCCACGACGCGCCGGTCGGGGACCTGCGCCCCGGCTACCTCGTGGACGCGGACCTCGACTGGTCGAGTCCCGACCCGACGGTCCGGTCGGTGTCGGTCCGCCGCCCGACGCTGTACGTCTTCGCCGACGGGGCCGACCCGATATTCGAGGCGGCCCGCGAGACGTGGACCGACGCGCGCGCCGCGGGCGACTCGATGGACAGCCGGGTCACGCGCAACACCGACAACGAGGTCAACGGCGTCCTCTACGTCTTCGCCGAGGACCCGACGAACGGCACGTTCGAGTCGTTCCGCGACGGGACGCGACCCGTCGAACCGCTCGTGGACCGAGTGAACGAAGGAGAGGAGGCGGCTCCGCGAGAGGTGTTCGTCCTCCGGCCGGAAGACGGCGAGTTCGTCGTCGTCACCATCGCGCTCGCCAAGGGCGGGCAGTTCGCCGACATGCTCCGGGAGACGTACGACCGGCCGCGGCCGCCGGAACCGCTCTCCTGACGCCGTGGACTGCTCTGGCGACGCCGTGACTCGTCGTCTCCTGCTCGCACGCGTCGGTCGTCAGTCGCTCCCGAGGAGAACCGCCCCGAGAATCCGGCGCTCGCCGCGGCGCAGTATCTCGCTTGCGGTGGACTTGTCGATGTCCAACGTCTCCGCGAGGTCCGCGAGCGTACACTCGCGGGGCACCTCGAAGTAGCCCTCGCGGAGCGCGGCGTCGAGACACTCCCGCTGGCGGTCGGTCAAGAGGTCGCCGTGGCCCGTCAGTCCGCCCTCGCGGTCGGCCCGCCCGTCCGTCTCGCCCGTTTCGACCACCGACAGGAGGTCGTAGTCGAACGAACTCTCGTCCAGCGCGGTGCCGACCGCCTCGAACCGCTCGCGGGTCGCGGTCAGGTCGAACTCGAAGCGCCCGTCGGTGACGACGACCGGGAACTCCGGCGGGAGCGACGACCGGGCCAGAAAGTCGTAGAGTCGCTGGTCGGTCGCTTCGTACCGGGCGAGCGTGCGCTCGTCGTCGGCGTACAGCAGGTCGTACGCGACCACGTCGGGGGCGGACCGAATCGCCTCGCTCGCCGACGCCGCCTCGTCGCCGACGATTTCGCCCAGTTCCATCGCGCGGTCCTCGACCGGAATGCCGGTGAGCAGTCGGAACGTCGCGTCCGGGAACGACCGCGAGACCGTCGAAATCCAGAACTCCTCGGGGAGCGCCATCCGGAACCGCGCTCGAATCACGGCCGCTCCTCGCTCGCCGTGGCTTCATTCGCTCGCGTTATCCCCAACATGTTGGTACAAGCTCTATCGACCAGCGCCATAAATTCCCGCGTATGACCGATTCGTCTCGCGGGACGCTCGACGACGGCCGAATCCGTCCCGAGCGAACGACTGCGGAGATGGACGGGGAGTTCGTCGTGTTCGTCATCGGGATGCGACTCAACCGACTCTGGAAGGTTCACGAGTGGCTCCCGGTGGCGGCCGCGATGCCCCGGATGCTCCGGGAACTCGACGCCGACCCCGACTCCGGTCTCCTGCACCACGAGAGCCTGCTGGGGTGGCGACTCCTCGTCTCGATTCAGTACTGGGACTCCTTCGAGGAGCTTCGAGCCTACGCGCGGGACCTCGACAGCGAACACGTCCCGGCGTGGGCGTCGTACAACGAGTCGAACGCCGGAACCGGCGACGTGGGCATCTTCCACGAGACGTACGTGGTCGAGGCCGACGACCACGAGAGCGTCTACAACAACATGCCCCGGTTCGGTCTCGGGGCGGCCGGACGGCTCCGCCGGGCCGACGGCGAGGTCGAAACCGCGGGCAAGCGACTCGGGGTGGCCGACGACGACCTGCTGGTCGGCGACGACGGGCGCGTCGAGCGCGACCGATAGCCGTCGCTCTCGGCGGCCCTCCTCGGCGGTAAGGCGGACGAGATACGCGAACGGGAGAGACGCGCCGGGCGACGAGCCTCAGGCGCTACAGATGCGGTGGAGGTCGTCGAGACACTCGATGTCCCACGTCGGCCAGACGTTCAACTCCCAGTTCGTGCGGTGGGGTCGCCGGATGAACGCCGAGTCGATGCCCGCGTTCTCGGCGGCCCGGATGTCGGACTCGTTGTCGCCGACGAACAGCGCCGAGTCGGCGTCCAAGTCCGCCAGCGCGCGGTCGATGTAGTGGGAGTTCGGTTTGCGCCGGTCGAGGCTCTCGATTGTCGCCTCGCGGCCGTACGCGGTGTCGAACATGTGGCCGACCTCGAAGTGGTCGATGAGGAAGTCCACCGTCTCCTGCTGGTTCGAGGAGACGATACCCATCGAGGCGTCCAAGTCGGCGAGGGTGTGAATGTCTTCGTAGGGCGTCTTGCGCCCCTCGCGGGCCTCCATCTGTTGGGCGCGCGAGGAGGTACTGTCGAGGGCTTTCCAGAACGTCGTCGGCGTGAGACCGTACTCGGTGCAGATCTCGTCCACACGGCTGGGAGTCGCCCCAACTGTCATGTCGTCCACGTGGTCGGGGTCCGGGTCGGTCACGTCGAACTTCTCGAACGTCTTCAGGGTCGCGTCCCTGAGAACGTCGAAGCTCGTGCGACCGACGAGGACACCGTCGTTGTCGAAGACGACGGTATCGTACGTCATAGTCCGTATTGAAGAGGGGGCCTGATAAGCGTTTCACTCGGGCGGCTCCCTACCGTCGGCTCGCGGACGGGGAGTGGCCAAAAGAACGAAAACGAAAATCCGCGTGGAAAACTGCGACTACTCGTCGTCGGCGTCGTCTGCGTCCTGCTCTTCGTCGGCTTCCTCGGCGCGGTCGCTGAGGAGGGCGTCGCCGCCTTCCTCCTCGATGAGTTCGACCGCGCTCGCGGAGAAGGCGTCGGCGGTGACTTCGAGCTGGTTGCGGACCTGTCCGTCGCCCAGCACCTTCACGGCGTCGGCGTCCCAGCCGTCCTCGACCACGTCGCGGGCGTCGAGGCGGTAGCCGAAGTCGGTCTCCTCGGCGTCGCCGTCGGCGGCCAGCAGGGCCGCGTCCTCGTCCAACTTCTGGACGGTGACGGTCAGAACCTCGTCTTTGACCTTGTCCGGCCGGGAGAAGCCGTGCTTGCCGAGCGGTTCGTAGTTGTGGAACTCGTGTTTGGCGCGACCCGCGCGTCCGCGTCCGCCGCGGTGACCGGCACCGCGCCGATTCTTGTGACTACCGCCGCCGTGCGTGCGGGAGCCGCGCTGTCGTCGTTTCTTGTCCGTCATGGTTATCGCATCGCCTTCAGGAGCGAGTCGATTTGGTCGGTGTCGTGCTTGCCGAGCTGCCCGCCCTCCTTGGTCGGGTGCTTGATGCCGTCGTGACCGCCCCGCGGCGGGTGCAGCCGGAGGACCGGGGAGAGACCCTGCTCGCGCAGCGTCGTCTCCTCGTCCAGCAGCGCACTCGCGAGGTCGCTCACGTCGTCGTAGTCGGTCTCGTCGGCGACCCACTCGTCGTCGATTTGGGCGTCGCCCTCCTCGGGTTCGGCGCGCTTTTCGAGGACGGTCTCCAGCACGTCTTGGCTGGGCTCGCCGTACGCGGTGTAGTCGTTGACCTTCGAGACCATGCCGCGGTAGGCGTCGGTGTCCGGGACGAGCGTGCAGTGGTTGACGCGGTGCAGGTTCAGCATCTCCAGCGTGTCCTGCGTCGAGCCGGTCATGTCTACCTCGCCGCGAATCTGAACGACTGCCTTCATCACTCGGCCACCTCCTCGCTGTAGTCGGTGCGGCCGCGCGGGCCGCGGGATTCGGCGGCGTTCTCCAAGGCGTTGTAGGTCGCCTTCGCGAGGTTGAGCGTCGTCCGGGTGTTGCCGTGGCTCTTGGTCCACGCGTTCTCGACGCCGCCCAGTTCGAGAATCTTACGGACGGTGTCGGTCGCGGCGAGACCGAGGCCGGTCGGGGCCGGAATCAGTTCGACCTCGACGCTGCCAGCCTTACCTTTCGTCCGGCGTGCCAGCGAGTGGGGTCGTTCGCTTCGGTCCTCCCACGACCCCGCGCCGCGGTTGACCTGAATCATGTTCAGCTTCGCGATGTCGATGGCCTTCTGGATGGCACCGCCGACCTGATCGTCGCGGCCTTCGGCGTAGCCGACGTAGCCGTCGCGGTTGCCGATGGCGACGACACAGCGGAACTTCACGCGGCGACCGGAGTCGGTCATGCGCTGGACCATGTTGATGTCCAGCACCTCGTCCTCCAGTCCCGGCAGGAGCTGGTCGACCAGTTCCGGCTCCTTCAGCGGGAGTCCGGAGTTGAGGGCGTCCTCCATCGTGTCGATGTCGCCCTCGGCGACTTTTCGGCCGAGACGGGTCTGGGGTTCCCAGCCGTCGTGGTTAGCACACATACGTTAGTCCTCCATAAGCGTCTCTCGCACTTCGTCGAAGTGCTCGGGTAGTTCGGTGGCGTCGAAGTCCCCGCTGTACAGCGGTTCGTCCAACTGCTCGGCGTACTCGGCGATGTGCTCGCCGCGGTTGCGCGGCCAGTCGGCCAGCACGCTGTCGTTGTGAGGGATTTCGAGGCCAGCGTCGATTGCGCCTTCCTGTACTGCGAACACTTTGCCGCCGGGGGTCGCGGTGTTGAGCCCGATGTCGAGGACGGCCTCCTCGTATCCGGCGTCGAGTGCGCGCTTTCCGGCCAGCAGCCCCGTCAAGTACGCGCTGGGGAGGTTGCCCGTGGGGGCTTCCCAGCCGTACTCTTCGAGGTCGCCGGAGTACGCACTCACGACCGTCTCGTCGCCGTCGGGACCCATCGTGACCAGCTGCGCCCTGACGTGCTTGTTGCTCTTGCGAGCGACCAGCCGGGGCTTGCCCGATTTCAGCAGGCGCAACCTTTGATGGTAGTCAGTCCGGACCTCGCGGCGACGGCGCATCGGCACCGTGTATCGTGGTCCTGTTGCCATTGTTAGTAGTTACTCTCGATGTAGTTGAGCAGGTACTGGACGCTGCGGAACTCCCCGCCCTTGGCTTTGTCGTACAGGTCGCGGTACTGCGACTGCGTGATTTCGCCTTCGGCGCGGAGTTCGCGGAGCTTCGTTCGCTGCGCGCGGATCGTCTGCTGCCACTGTTCTTTCTGCTGCTGGCGACCGCCGGACTTCCCTTTGCGGGTGCCAGCGCCGGTCTGGTGACCGTAGTCGCGTTTGGCCTTGCGCTTGCGGGCGCGGCCACGCGAGTTGCCCTTCGTGTCTTTCGCTTTGATGGACCCCTCGTCGACGAGTTCGCGGATGTCTTCGCGGGTAATCGCCTCCGCGATGGCTCCCTGCGCTTCGGGGTCGAACCAGACGCGGTTCTCGCCCACGTCGAGAACGTCCGAGGCGAGTCGCTTCTGTGCGCTCAGGTCGCTCATTGGTCAACCTCCACTTCGACGTAGGTCGGGTTCAGGACGCGGATGCCCTGTTCTTCTGCCTGTTCTTCGATGCGCTCGCGCTTGCGAGCGCCGACCTTCGAGGCGATGCGGACCGCTTCCGTGTCGCCGTCGACGCCTTCGAGGTCGTCGGTGTTGTGGACGTGGACCTCCTCGAAGCCGCTCGGGTGCTTGCCGCGCACCTCGGTCGGCGTCCGGAAGCCAGCCTGCACCGTGTCGCCTTTGCCCTTGATGCCGCGGCGCTGCTTGCTGAGCTTGCCGCGCGGGCGTCGCCACGAGGTCGGCGTCCGCTTCTTCTTGTGGTAATCCTGCCGGTTGAACTGCGGCTTGCCGACGCGCTT is a window encoding:
- a CDS encoding DUF4188 domain-containing protein translates to MTDSSRGTLDDGRIRPERTTAEMDGEFVVFVIGMRLNRLWKVHEWLPVAAAMPRMLRELDADPDSGLLHHESLLGWRLLVSIQYWDSFEELRAYARDLDSEHVPAWASYNESNAGTGDVGIFHETYVVEADDHESVYNNMPRFGLGAAGRLRRADGEVETAGKRLGVADDDLLVGDDGRVERDR
- a CDS encoding uL15m family ribosomal protein, giving the protein MTDKKRRQRGSRTHGGGSHKNRRGAGHRGGRGRAGRAKHEFHNYEPLGKHGFSRPDKVKDEVLTVTVQKLDEDAALLAADGDAEETDFGYRLDARDVVEDGWDADAVKVLGDGQVRNQLEVTADAFSASAVELIEEEGGDALLSDRAEEADEEQDADDADDE
- a CDS encoding dihydrolipoyl dehydrogenase family protein, with the translated sequence MPEFDIIVLGGGTGNVVASAAADEGLDVALVERDRLGGTCLNRGCNPSKKLVHRADVVRTVQQADALGVEASVEEIRFADIVDEVIGKITAEAESKAETARESDRITFYRTEGRFVGERTVEVDSTAESEGAGGGPVELTSERIVLAGGSRPVIPDSIEGTDEVAFLTSADALRLRERPDSLVVVGGGYIAAEMSHFFDAMGAEVTVVGHADRLVDREDPEIARHLTDAYAERHEVHTGYEVTELAEDAPNGRDRGEGDGSDESRDASGHDDGEKVVRAESEEGDEITVRGDEILLATGRRPNADAWNVEAAGIDTDEEGFVETNEYLETSADGVWAIGDVAGNYMFKHSGDKEAEYAVRNAVRGERAAVEYPGMAHAIFGSPQVGSLGKTEDELDGDYSVGIFAYDRTALGSALETDGFAKAIAAPDGEVLGFHVVGPHASMLIHEVATGVAAGADADRIAETVHVHPALSEVVQGAFREARGFPPTGI
- the rpmD gene encoding 50S ribosomal protein L30, with protein sequence MKAVVQIRGEVDMTGSTQDTLEMLNLHRVNHCTLVPDTDAYRGMVSKVNDYTAYGEPSQDVLETVLEKRAEPEEGDAQIDDEWVADETDYDDVSDLASALLDEETTLREQGLSPVLRLHPPRGGHDGIKHPTKEGGQLGKHDTDQIDSLLKAMR
- a CDS encoding 50S ribosomal protein L19e, whose translation is MSDLSAQKRLASDVLDVGENRVWFDPEAQGAIAEAITREDIRELVDEGSIKAKDTKGNSRGRARKRKAKRDYGHQTGAGTRKGKSGGRQQQKEQWQQTIRAQRTKLRELRAEGEITQSQYRDLYDKAKGGEFRSVQYLLNYIESNY
- a CDS encoding DUF6069 family protein yields the protein MATVTETIRPDARPLVRRGVLAVTLSVLANAAVLTGALALDVAPGFRALAWPPVMFLTVGGAVGAVAAYWVLSRVSETPDRHFTLLAAVLLVLSFVPDLVLLSADPAATVAGVVVLMVMHVTVAAACVGALTRRVGVSVPTDGPSVEADDE
- a CDS encoding 30S ribosomal protein S5, translated to MCANHDGWEPQTRLGRKVAEGDIDTMEDALNSGLPLKEPELVDQLLPGLEDEVLDINMVQRMTDSGRRVKFRCVVAIGNRDGYVGYAEGRDDQVGGAIQKAIDIAKLNMIQVNRGAGSWEDRSERPHSLARRTKGKAGSVEVELIPAPTGLGLAATDTVRKILELGGVENAWTKSHGNTRTTLNLAKATYNALENAAESRGPRGRTDYSEEVAE
- a CDS encoding Vms1/Ankzf1 family peptidyl-tRNA hydrolase, yielding MLDELLGRAELKDRIADLEDDKRHLERQLEAEQERRSEAATARQEAEQRVNRLEDRIAELEDRVERTESDDPDLDFRGVETVRGDRLGELLARLDSVETDAEGALTAMVGDGDRGLPTAVEEAFGDHASLVGRARPCLAVTDDAGLVSAALVPPVAPDPFAEWGEEFRIDREWFLPTGQFALALVRSDVFAVGTYEGRERVEFSGFESDVKSDHSKGGFSQGRFERRRDAQIDEHLEKCEEAIEAALAESSADRLFVVGQRTLLGEFEERADATSAVDATGKPDEALADAFHEFWTTRLYRI
- the secY gene encoding preprotein translocase subunit SecY, producing MSWKEAAEPVLTRMPSVRRPDGHVPFKRKLGWTAGVLVLYFFLTNVYLYGVNIGGQDAFGQFRSILAGGQGTVLQLGIGPIVTASIVLQLLGGADLLGLDTDDPRDQVLYQGLQKLLVVVMIFLTGLPMVFAGGFLQVDPQVAGSLPFGQMGVKWLIFAQIAVGGILVLFMDEIISKWGVGSGIGLFIIAGVSQKLLGGLFAWPGLPGQTGLVPTWIGLITGNADAPSLLTGNGIQYLVLGGGGLLALVTTVLIFAVVVYAESVRVEIPLSHARVKGARGRFPVKLIYASVLPMILVRALQANLQFLGRILYSQLGASGMPNWLGTYSGGAPTGGLFYYLAPIQSRGQWMWWTGTVGQEPWQIIIRVLIDLTFMVIGGAIFAIFWVETTDMGPEATAKQIQNSGMQIPGFRQNTGVIEKVMERYIPQVTVIGGALVGLLAVLANMLGTIGDVSGTGLLLTVSITYKLYEEIAEEQLMEMHPMMREMFGG
- a CDS encoding helix-turn-helix domain-containing protein, which gives rise to MIRARFRMALPEEFWISTVSRSFPDATFRLLTGIPVEDRAMELGEIVGDEAASASEAIRSAPDVVAYDLLYADDERTLARYEATDQRLYDFLARSSLPPEFPVVVTDGRFEFDLTATRERFEAVGTALDESSFDYDLLSVVETGETDGRADREGGLTGHGDLLTDRQRECLDAALREGYFEVPRECTLADLAETLDIDKSTASEILRRGERRILGAVLLGSD
- a CDS encoding HAD family hydrolase — protein: MTYDTVVFDNDGVLVGRTSFDVLRDATLKTFEKFDVTDPDPDHVDDMTVGATPSRVDEICTEYGLTPTTFWKALDSTSSRAQQMEAREGRKTPYEDIHTLADLDASMGIVSSNQQETVDFLIDHFEVGHMFDTAYGREATIESLDRRKPNSHYIDRALADLDADSALFVGDNESDIRAAENAGIDSAFIRRPHRTNWELNVWPTWDIECLDDLHRICSA
- a CDS encoding DUF6663 family protein; the protein is MSDDIWRADDPSDDGRTATEEGANTDSTRDSEGDAPSGESGRSGAETDHPATADESDDEKEYRVLATPMDGGLRLLDRQTFEPVVTADEGHDAPVGDLRPGYLVDADLDWSSPDPTVRSVSVRRPTLYVFADGADPIFEAARETWTDARAAGDSMDSRVTRNTDNEVNGVLYVFAEDPTNGTFESFRDGTRPVEPLVDRVNEGEEAAPREVFVLRPEDGEFVVVTIALAKGGQFADMLRETYDRPRPPEPLS
- a CDS encoding 50S ribosomal protein L18: MATGPRYTVPMRRRREVRTDYHQRLRLLKSGKPRLVARKSNKHVRAQLVTMGPDGDETVVSAYSGDLEEYGWEAPTGNLPSAYLTGLLAGKRALDAGYEEAVLDIGLNTATPGGKVFAVQEGAIDAGLEIPHNDSVLADWPRNRGEHIAEYAEQLDEPLYSGDFDATELPEHFDEVRETLMED